One Malus domestica chromosome 11, GDT2T_hap1 genomic region harbors:
- the LOC139189474 gene encoding uncharacterized protein: MSSLRRVYKQLQEQQKRLLAQQIELANLEEGGGGDEGFFMEEDEDDHHKRQRASHSRRIIEAVGQITKPKRATNLNRKRERQGKDLLEDYFIPNNIFPYHVFKRHFRMQRNLFDKIMNAICNHDPYFVQKDDAFHVLGLIPEQQITTALQMLAYGASADQVDEIARMGRTIVLESLMRFYFTIEALYTNEYIWTPMPRDM, encoded by the coding sequence atgtcttctttaAGGAGAGTGTATAAACAGTTGCAGGAGCAACAGAAaaggttgttggcacaacagatagaattggccaatctcgaggaaggtggaggtggagatgagggTTTCTTTATGGAGGAGGACGAGGATGATCACCATAAAAGACAGagggcctcacattcccgccgtATCATAGAAGCCGTGGGTCAGATAACCAAACCCAAACGTGCTACGAACCTCaatagaaaaagggaaagacAAGGTAAAGATCTCTtagaagattattttattcccaacaACATATTCCCTTATCATGTTTTTAAACGTcattttagaatgcaacgaaatttgttcgacaaaatcatgaatgctatttgcaaccatgatccatactttgtgcaaaaagatgatgcttttcatgttctaggtcttaTTCCCGAGCAACAAATTACTACTGCCTTGcaaatgcttgcatatggagcatctgcagatcaagtggatgagatcgcAAGGATGGGAAGAACAATTGTTCTGGAGTCCCTGATGCGGTTTTACTTTACAATTGAAGCCCTCTACACCAATGAGTACATCTGGACACCCATGCCAAGGGACATGTGA